The following proteins are co-located in the Pyrobaculum calidifontis JCM 11548 genome:
- a CDS encoding SDR family oxidoreductase translates to MLLKGKVSIVTAASRGIGAGVASVLAREGSDLVIASRDKARLEDLAKRLSSQYGVTVVPVKADLTVREEVRRISVEALRNFGKIDVLVYNTGPPKPGTFLELSEEDWEYGVRLLLMSAIWLTRDVVPHMIQRGGGRLIYITSSTLKHPIPTLTLSNVIRISLAGLVKTLAYQLGQYNILVNGIMQGYIDTERVREVASTRAQREGRSVEDVLREIAAEIPLGRLGKPEEIGELVAFLASDKASYISGSLILIDGGRTLCI, encoded by the coding sequence ATGTTACTAAAAGGAAAGGTAAGCATAGTCACAGCGGCAAGTAGGGGAATTGGCGCAGGCGTTGCGTCCGTGTTAGCACGCGAGGGATCCGACTTAGTAATAGCCTCCAGAGACAAGGCAAGGCTTGAAGACCTTGCAAAAAGACTCTCGTCTCAATACGGCGTCACCGTAGTCCCAGTGAAAGCCGACTTGACTGTAAGAGAGGAGGTGAGGCGCATCTCGGTGGAGGCCCTCCGCAACTTTGGCAAAATAGACGTGTTGGTGTACAACACAGGCCCCCCCAAGCCGGGGACGTTCTTAGAGCTAAGCGAAGAGGATTGGGAATACGGGGTGAGACTCCTCCTAATGAGCGCCATCTGGCTTACCAGAGACGTAGTGCCGCACATGATACAGAGGGGTGGAGGAAGGCTCATATATATAACCTCCAGCACTCTAAAACACCCGATACCCACGCTTACACTCTCCAACGTAATCCGCATCTCTTTAGCAGGTCTGGTCAAAACCTTGGCATATCAACTGGGGCAATACAATATATTAGTCAACGGTATTATGCAAGGATACATAGACACGGAGCGCGTAAGAGAAGTGGCGTCCACCAGAGCCCAGCGTGAGGGGAGGTCTGTGGAAGATGTGCTGAGGGAAATAGCAGCGGAAATTCCGCTGGGCCGCCTAGGCAAGCCGGAGGAGATAGGCGAATTAGTGGCGTTTCTAGCCTCTGATAAAGCGAGCTATATAAGTGGGTCGCTCATACTAATTGACGGCGGGCGGACTCTGTGTATTTAA
- a CDS encoding 30S ribosomal protein S7: protein MASIFGEQLPKTSRVEYIGDVPIIEECPRELKTLDGNPILLFGKWSFEDVVVRDPGLRRYICLKPVVLPHTEGRYQKRRFGKAHIPIVERLVNLLMRPGRNTGKKHKAYNIVKRAFEIIYYKTGRNPIQVFIDAIINTAPREEITRIIMGGIAYSVSVDVSPQRRLDLSLRWITEGARQCSFNNPKPIEECLADEIMAAAANDPKSYAVRKREELERIAAASR from the coding sequence ATGGCATCGATCTTCGGCGAGCAGCTGCCTAAGACTAGTCGAGTGGAGTACATAGGCGACGTCCCAATAATTGAGGAATGTCCCAGAGAATTAAAGACGCTCGACGGGAACCCAATTCTGTTGTTTGGCAAGTGGAGCTTTGAGGACGTCGTCGTTAGAGACCCTGGGCTGAGGAGGTACATATGCCTAAAGCCCGTAGTTCTTCCACATACCGAGGGGCGCTACCAAAAGCGTAGGTTTGGAAAGGCGCACATTCCGATTGTCGAGCGTCTGGTGAATTTATTAATGCGGCCTGGGAGAAATACGGGGAAGAAACATAAGGCGTACAATATAGTTAAGAGGGCATTTGAGATAATATATTATAAGACTGGAAGAAATCCTATACAAGTATTTATTGATGCTATTATAAATACTGCGCCGCGGGAGGAGATAACAAGGATTATCATGGGCGGCATAGCCTACTCAGTGTCTGTGGACGTGTCGCCTCAGAGGCGTCTAGATCTTTCGCTGAGGTGGATCACAGAGGGGGCTAGACAGTGCTCCTTCAACAACCCTAAGCCAATTGAGGAGTGTCTAGCGGACGAGATCATGGCCGCCGCCGCCAACGATCCCAAGAGCTATGCAGTTAGGAAGCGCGAAGAGCTTGAACGTATAGCTGCAGCATCTCGTTAA
- a CDS encoding winged helix-turn-helix transcriptional regulator, producing MRSGSDVRAIAEAIIRLLQERGELSSADIARILGIKRHTVTAVLTRLRKEGVVEYIGQCYGGRRCNTKWKLRIN from the coding sequence ATGCGTAGTGGAAGTGACGTGAGGGCCATCGCCGAGGCCATCATTAGATTATTACAGGAGCGGGGGGAGCTGAGTAGCGCCGACATAGCCAGAATTCTTGGAATTAAAAGGCACACTGTGACTGCAGTGCTCACGCGTCTAAGAAAAGAGGGGGTTGTCGAATATATAGGACAGTGCTACGGGGGCAGGCGGTGTAACACCAAGTGGAAACTTAGAATTAATTAG
- a CDS encoding cyclic pyranopterin monophosphate synthase MoaC, with product MIVDVSKKLDVYRYAKASVELGLSRCNTVVAAKGAAEAYRHLPFLHPVPLRAGATCRGGRLYVEGVAEWQTGVEMDVLFGALVGAVASGAVEMRNMLVEAKVKGSPVEIQGELQEAPFERRGDLSARAFGRLMLKSLELVKRPVEKGHPLYAAQTAASLSSKRFCEIVGGVCPKIQHYKIDIEVVDAVEVRVEVKARDVSPAPEALFSAGVALLTIWDMLKKYEKDEAGQYPHTRITSISLD from the coding sequence ATGATAGTCGACGTTTCAAAGAAGCTCGACGTGTATAGATATGCGAAGGCTTCAGTGGAACTCGGGCTCAGCAGGTGTAATACGGTAGTTGCGGCTAAGGGCGCGGCGGAGGCCTACCGCCATTTGCCGTTCTTACATCCAGTGCCACTCCGTGCCGGCGCAACGTGTAGAGGGGGTAGGCTGTACGTGGAGGGCGTCGCGGAGTGGCAAACCGGTGTTGAAATGGACGTGCTTTTCGGCGCCTTAGTTGGGGCAGTGGCTTCGGGGGCCGTGGAGATGAGGAACATGTTAGTTGAGGCAAAGGTGAAGGGATCTCCCGTGGAGATACAAGGCGAGTTGCAAGAGGCCCCATTTGAGCGCCGTGGAGATCTGTCGGCGAGGGCGTTTGGGAGACTTATGTTGAAGAGCCTTGAGCTCGTGAAAAGGCCTGTCGAGAAGGGGCACCCGCTTTACGCGGCACAGACTGCGGCATCTCTAAGTTCTAAGAGGTTCTGCGAAATTGTCGGTGGCGTTTGTCCAAAAATTCAACACTATAAGATCGATATAGAGGTAGTCGACGCGGTGGAGGTGCGCGTGGAGGTGAAGGCTAGAGACGTGTCGCCGGCTCCAGAGGCCCTCTTCTCGGCGGGGGTTGCCCTTTTGACTATATGGGACATGTTGAAGAAGTATGAGAAAGACGAAGCGGGGCAGTATCCGCATACTAGAATTACGTCGATATCTCTAGACTAA
- the glyA gene encoding serine hydroxymethyltransferase, producing MIPREIKEVLDVVLRHNRWRRWETINLIASENVMSPLAEIFYINDFGGRYAEGTIGSRYYQGTKYVDVVEEALVKEFAEVLGAKFVDVRPISGTVANLATYFALVPEGGSVASLPIRCGGHISHSNVGGLKALRIKTVELPWDLENFNVDVDAARKVLEDKRPNLVILGGSLYLFPHPIKEVAEIAKGIGAYVLHDSAHVLGLIVGGVFPNPLREGADVITSSTHKTFPGPQGGLIATNLGDDANGQIQKAVFPTFTSNYHLHRYVATYITLVEMKLFGHEYASRVVENAKALAEALAEEGVTPVAERLGFTKTHQVAVDVSKYGGGDKVAALLEEANIIVNKNALPWDRSVVKPSGIRIGVQEMTRFGMGKDEMREIAKFIARVLRGEDPASVRRDVVDFRRGFVEVKYGFKASREVIEEVFASLNLLA from the coding sequence ATGATCCCAAGGGAGATTAAAGAGGTTTTAGACGTCGTCTTGCGCCACAATAGGTGGAGGAGGTGGGAGACTATAAACCTCATCGCGTCAGAGAACGTGATGTCGCCTCTTGCAGAGATTTTTTACATAAATGACTTCGGCGGCAGATACGCCGAGGGGACAATTGGCAGTAGGTACTACCAAGGGACGAAGTATGTTGACGTGGTTGAGGAGGCGTTGGTGAAGGAATTCGCCGAGGTCCTTGGCGCAAAATTTGTGGATGTGAGGCCAATTTCTGGCACAGTGGCCAACCTGGCTACGTACTTTGCCCTAGTGCCAGAAGGGGGATCTGTGGCGTCGCTTCCCATTAGATGCGGCGGCCACATTAGCCATAGCAACGTGGGCGGGCTAAAGGCGTTGAGGATAAAGACTGTGGAATTGCCCTGGGACTTGGAGAACTTCAACGTCGATGTAGACGCCGCGCGTAAAGTTCTTGAGGATAAGCGGCCAAATCTCGTAATACTTGGCGGCTCTCTCTACTTATTTCCACACCCCATCAAAGAGGTTGCCGAAATAGCCAAAGGTATTGGGGCCTACGTGCTACACGACTCAGCCCACGTCCTGGGGCTAATAGTGGGGGGCGTCTTCCCAAATCCCCTCAGAGAGGGGGCCGACGTAATTACGTCGTCTACTCATAAGACTTTCCCAGGGCCTCAGGGAGGTCTCATAGCGACCAATCTAGGTGATGATGCAAACGGCCAAATTCAGAAGGCTGTATTTCCAACATTTACATCGAATTACCATCTTCACCGCTACGTGGCCACATATATAACTCTCGTCGAGATGAAGCTGTTTGGACACGAATATGCGAGCAGAGTTGTGGAAAACGCCAAAGCCTTGGCTGAGGCCTTGGCCGAGGAGGGCGTCACGCCCGTGGCCGAGAGACTCGGCTTCACGAAGACGCACCAGGTGGCAGTTGACGTGTCAAAGTACGGCGGAGGCGACAAAGTTGCAGCGCTGTTGGAGGAGGCTAATATCATAGTGAACAAAAATGCCCTCCCCTGGGACAGAAGCGTGGTAAAGCCAAGCGGCATTAGGATTGGGGTCCAGGAGATGACTAGGTTTGGCATGGGGAAAGACGAGATGAGGGAAATAGCCAAGTTTATTGCGAGAGTTTTACGCGGCGAGGACCCAGCCTCGGTTAGACGCGACGTAGTAGATTTCAGGAGGGGGTTCGTGGAGGTGAAATACGGCTTTAAGGCGAGCAGAGAAGTGATAGAAGAGGTATTTGCATCGCTTAATCTGCTGGCTTAA
- a CDS encoding DUF3195 domain-containing protein, translated as MGVAHVLVITVPKKERIVARDLCDCLYYYDQAVECRVLSPSRVYIRTSIDYLHECLKLKYFEKLIKNIEIFDFVSTSKPSCTECRVIQIGDLYFVKSRV; from the coding sequence GTGGGCGTCGCACATGTCCTCGTTATAACTGTGCCAAAGAAGGAGCGGATTGTTGCTAGAGACTTATGCGACTGCCTTTACTACTACGACCAAGCGGTTGAGTGCCGTGTTCTCTCTCCAAGCAGGGTGTATATTCGAACAAGCATTGATTATTTGCATGAATGTTTAAAATTAAAATACTTTGAGAAATTAATTAAAAATATAGAAATATTTGATTTTGTAAGTACTAGTAAGCCTAGTTGTACTGAGTGTCGCGTAATTCAGATAGGAGATCTCTACTTTGTCAAAAGTAGAGTTTAG
- the fni gene encoding type 2 isopentenyl-diphosphate Delta-isomerase, whose protein sequence is MEKRKDDHIHLAYSDVSQVGSPWFDEVLLIHNALPELDLADVDLSADFLGAKVSAPFGIGAMTGGTELAGKINAELAKAAEEFGIPMYVGSQRVALQNPSVRWTFEVVKQHAPTIPKVANLGAPQLSALPEEKVVEWVVEAVEMIDAYAVAIHLNAAQEVVQPEGEPRFRGVLEKIKLVKRAVGKPVIVKEVGNGISKEVAERLAGVVDAIDVGGLGGTSFVSIEGARALGAGLELYRRISEVFKTWGIPTAASICEVRSVFGGYVIASGGVRSGLDGARALALGANFFTMSQPLLRAVLDGRIREEISAVLTELKVAMFLVGARRVSDLAKVPRVYGPRLREWIEQRGLRC, encoded by the coding sequence ATGGAGAAGAGAAAGGACGACCACATCCACTTAGCTTATTCTGACGTTTCTCAAGTAGGCTCGCCTTGGTTTGACGAGGTTCTCCTCATCCACAACGCTCTGCCCGAGCTTGACTTGGCGGATGTAGACCTCTCGGCGGATTTCCTGGGGGCTAAGGTGAGCGCGCCTTTTGGCATCGGTGCAATGACTGGAGGCACAGAGCTCGCCGGTAAAATTAACGCAGAGCTCGCCAAGGCAGCTGAGGAGTTTGGCATCCCGATGTATGTCGGCTCTCAACGTGTTGCGTTGCAAAATCCCTCAGTTAGGTGGACTTTTGAGGTGGTAAAACAACACGCCCCCACTATCCCCAAGGTGGCCAACTTGGGCGCTCCCCAGCTTTCTGCGTTGCCTGAGGAGAAGGTGGTGGAGTGGGTTGTGGAGGCTGTGGAGATGATTGACGCCTATGCTGTAGCGATTCATCTAAACGCCGCGCAGGAGGTGGTTCAGCCCGAGGGGGAGCCGCGGTTCCGCGGCGTGTTGGAGAAAATCAAGCTTGTCAAGAGGGCGGTGGGGAAGCCCGTTATTGTGAAAGAGGTGGGCAATGGAATATCTAAAGAAGTGGCGGAGCGCCTCGCTGGAGTTGTAGATGCCATAGACGTGGGCGGGCTGGGCGGCACCTCGTTTGTGTCTATTGAGGGGGCTAGGGCGCTGGGGGCTGGCCTAGAGCTGTATAGGCGTATTTCCGAGGTTTTTAAGACGTGGGGTATACCCACTGCGGCCTCTATATGTGAGGTTAGGTCTGTCTTTGGGGGGTATGTGATAGCCTCTGGCGGAGTTAGAAGCGGACTTGATGGGGCAAGGGCTCTGGCTCTTGGGGCGAACTTTTTTACAATGTCTCAGCCTCTGCTAAGAGCTGTCTTAGATGGGAGAATTAGGGAGGAGATCAGCGCCGTCTTGACGGAGCTCAAGGTTGCTATGTTTTTGGTGGGCGCTAGGCGGGTCTCCGACTTGGCCAAGGTCCCCAGGGTGTATGGCCCTAGGCTGAGGGAGTGGATTGAGCAGAGAGGCCTCCGTTGTTAG
- a CDS encoding replication factor C large subunit, whose product MPIPWVEKYRPKSFSEIVNQEEAKQILASWICTRFKAPQEFCARWAKRRDKEIKEARAVLLWGPPGIGKTTLVHALAKEIGYELVELNASDVRTGERIRQVVGRGLREASLFGYAGKIVLFDEVDGLHVKEDLGGLEAILNLIETAKVPIVLTANNPFDPKLRPLRDISLVVGLKRLSEDEVVEVLKRICASEGAKCEEEALRSLAKSSYGDLRAAINDLQLYLAGRKVLTVDDIKRAGERNPQLSMFEILDRVYKARWFDEARAVSFNPSFDWEQYFVWALETIPIVYKDLEVMSEAFDRLSKADMFIGIVKRTQEWELLSYAMELALGGVSQVKNKPRLPPFIRYGFPQRLLLLAKSKEARRRREMVVEYLARNLHVSKGLVNAEIFYVLSALAKKDDHVVERLARALGISPIDIKNLL is encoded by the coding sequence ATGCCAATACCTTGGGTGGAGAAATACCGCCCCAAGAGTTTTTCAGAGATTGTAAACCAAGAGGAAGCCAAGCAGATTTTGGCCTCGTGGATTTGTACACGGTTTAAAGCTCCGCAGGAGTTTTGCGCCCGTTGGGCAAAGCGGAGAGACAAAGAGATAAAAGAGGCTAGGGCTGTGCTCCTATGGGGCCCCCCGGGCATTGGAAAAACAACGCTTGTGCACGCCTTGGCTAAGGAGATCGGATATGAGCTCGTGGAGCTTAACGCAAGTGACGTAAGAACAGGCGAGCGGATTAGGCAGGTGGTGGGCCGCGGACTTAGAGAGGCATCTCTCTTCGGATACGCGGGTAAAATCGTCTTATTTGACGAAGTGGATGGACTACATGTAAAAGAAGACTTAGGGGGACTTGAGGCCATACTTAACCTAATAGAGACGGCCAAAGTGCCAATAGTGCTAACTGCCAACAACCCATTTGACCCCAAGCTACGGCCGCTCCGCGACATCTCCCTAGTGGTTGGGCTAAAGAGGCTCTCCGAGGACGAAGTAGTTGAAGTGCTCAAGAGAATTTGTGCCAGCGAAGGTGCCAAGTGTGAAGAAGAGGCTCTTAGAAGCTTGGCCAAATCCTCCTACGGCGATTTGCGGGCCGCAATAAACGACCTACAGCTGTACTTGGCGGGGCGCAAAGTTTTAACAGTTGACGACATAAAGAGGGCGGGGGAGAGAAACCCCCAGCTTTCTATGTTTGAAATCTTAGATAGAGTATATAAGGCGCGTTGGTTTGACGAAGCACGCGCCGTCTCGTTTAACCCATCTTTTGACTGGGAACAATACTTCGTGTGGGCTCTCGAGACAATTCCCATAGTTTATAAAGACCTAGAGGTCATGTCTGAGGCTTTTGACAGATTAAGCAAAGCAGACATGTTTATAGGAATAGTTAAACGAACACAAGAGTGGGAACTCCTGTCATATGCAATGGAGCTTGCACTAGGCGGAGTTTCTCAAGTCAAAAATAAGCCTCGCCTACCGCCGTTTATTAGATACGGGTTTCCCCAGCGACTACTTCTCTTGGCCAAGAGTAAGGAGGCCCGCAGACGCAGAGAAATGGTTGTAGAATATCTCGCTAGAAATTTACATGTGTCAAAGGGACTGGTAAATGCTGAAATATTTTATGTACTATCTGCTCTGGCTAAGAAGGACGATCATGTAGTTGAGAGACTTGCAAGAGCGTTGGGGATAAGCCCCATTGACATAAAAAATCTACTATAG
- a CDS encoding ATPase domain-containing protein, with protein MEGHLYYETVPTGIEGLDTVLGGGFIRGRTYLISGETGTAKTLTALTFLIQGALKYGEPGIYISVDETYEQFVEGARRFGWDIEELRAKGLLEVLVPEMDIVERIREKDPTAIAKSLVASIRDYVAALGAQRLVIDPIAPLVSLDKDVQVLREYIRVLVMSIEREIATTNIITTEIPSGSGAISRYGVEEFLATGVFIMGIAKTRDGAFKRVMFIRKMRWSPVHPGIYEVEIVPKVGVVVKGQVREPMVPVTYLPTI; from the coding sequence GTGGAAGGGCACTTATACTATGAGACAGTGCCCACAGGCATAGAGGGTCTTGACACAGTGCTCGGAGGGGGGTTTATCAGGGGGAGGACATACCTCATATCTGGCGAAACAGGTACTGCAAAGACTTTGACCGCGCTTACGTTTTTAATACAAGGCGCCCTTAAATATGGGGAACCCGGCATATACATCTCCGTAGATGAGACATATGAACAATTTGTAGAAGGCGCGAGGAGATTTGGCTGGGATATAGAGGAGCTTAGGGCCAAGGGCCTCTTGGAGGTGCTTGTGCCAGAGATGGACATTGTAGAGAGAATTAGAGAAAAGGACCCCACGGCAATTGCGAAATCGCTTGTGGCCTCGATACGGGACTATGTGGCGGCATTGGGGGCTCAGCGGCTGGTCATAGACCCAATAGCTCCTCTGGTTTCGCTTGACAAAGACGTGCAAGTGCTTAGGGAGTATATCAGGGTGCTGGTGATGAGCATAGAGAGGGAGATAGCGACTACTAACATCATAACTACCGAGATTCCCTCCGGCTCAGGAGCCATCAGTAGATATGGCGTAGAGGAGTTCTTAGCCACGGGGGTATTCATCATGGGCATAGCTAAGACGCGAGATGGAGCCTTTAAACGTGTCATGTTTATTAGAAAAATGCGCTGGAGCCCCGTACATCCGGGGATTTATGAGGTAGAAATAGTGCCGAAGGTAGGGGTGGTTGTCAAAGGCCAAGTCCGAGAGCCCATGGTACCTGTGACGTATTTACCGACTATTTGA
- a CDS encoding TFIIB-type zinc ribbon-containing protein yields the protein MSCPRCGSREIMLAPSGEFVCKKCGHRWPLPQADLTWAELEIKKAKLFEKYIDEPIEECSELLSKLRQELDEKSARLLAGKILIQRAERRKLAPAELEKLYAEVEKCWG from the coding sequence GTGTCGTGTCCAAGATGTGGCTCTAGGGAGATAATGTTGGCGCCCAGCGGTGAGTTTGTGTGTAAAAAATGTGGGCATAGGTGGCCTCTGCCTCAAGCGGACTTGACGTGGGCTGAGCTGGAGATAAAGAAGGCGAAGCTCTTTGAGAAATATATAGATGAGCCCATTGAAGAGTGTAGCGAATTGCTCTCTAAGCTTAGGCAAGAGCTCGATGAAAAGAGCGCCAGGTTGCTGGCGGGGAAGATACTGATACAACGTGCGGAGAGGAGGAAACTGGCGCCGGCGGAGTTAGAGAAGTTGTATGCAGAGGTGGAGAAGTGTTGGGGATGA
- a CDS encoding ORC1-type DNA replication protein, giving the protein MHMVIIDEAVFSPSYVPERLPHREEQIQQLDALFGGWLRNPGRHYPRVVLLGRPGTGKTATLRRFWSTIKNETNVKFVHINCFIYRNFSTIIGEIAKSLNIPFPRRGLSKDEFLSLLIEHLRERDLYIFLALDDAFNLSADVLSTFIRLGQESDRLGAFRIALAVVGHSDSMINNLDPSTRGIMGKFVIRFPPYTRDQIFDIILERAQMGLAPGAYSDEVLQMIADLTGAQSPLDSSKGDARLAIDILYRSAYIAQQSGRRQITPEDVRRATKEVLFGVSEEVLRGLSLHEKLFLLAIVRALKSTNSPYVTFGDVEDMYKMICEEFDEKPRVHTQLWTYLSDLRDKGIVETRLNKRGEGVRGRTTLISIGSEPLDTLEAVVTKLIREELQ; this is encoded by the coding sequence ATGCACATGGTCATAATTGATGAGGCAGTCTTCTCCCCCAGCTATGTCCCAGAGAGACTTCCGCACAGAGAAGAACAGATCCAGCAACTAGACGCCTTGTTCGGTGGGTGGCTCCGTAATCCTGGCCGTCACTATCCGCGTGTGGTACTTCTAGGAAGACCAGGCACAGGCAAAACTGCCACATTACGTAGATTTTGGTCTACTATAAAAAATGAGACAAATGTAAAATTTGTTCATATAAACTGCTTTATATATAGAAATTTTAGCACTATTATAGGAGAAATTGCAAAGTCGTTAAATATCCCGTTTCCGAGGAGGGGTCTCAGTAAAGACGAATTTCTCTCACTACTCATAGAACATCTACGCGAGAGAGACCTCTACATATTCCTGGCATTGGATGATGCCTTTAATCTCTCCGCAGACGTCTTGTCGACATTTATAAGACTAGGCCAAGAGTCCGACAGGCTTGGCGCATTTAGAATTGCGCTGGCAGTTGTTGGCCACAGCGACAGTATGATCAATAACTTAGACCCTTCAACGCGTGGGATTATGGGCAAGTTTGTAATACGCTTTCCTCCCTACACCAGGGACCAGATATTTGACATAATACTGGAGAGGGCGCAGATGGGGCTTGCCCCTGGCGCTTACAGCGACGAGGTTCTACAAATGATAGCAGACTTAACTGGCGCACAAAGCCCCCTAGACTCAAGCAAGGGGGATGCGAGACTTGCCATAGATATACTATACCGCTCGGCATATATCGCCCAGCAATCTGGGAGAAGGCAAATAACGCCTGAGGACGTCAGGAGGGCAACCAAGGAGGTTCTCTTTGGAGTCTCGGAGGAGGTGCTTAGAGGTCTTTCTCTACATGAGAAGTTGTTCCTACTGGCGATAGTAAGAGCTTTGAAAAGCACAAACAGCCCGTATGTTACCTTTGGCGATGTTGAAGATATGTATAAGATGATATGTGAAGAATTTGATGAGAAGCCGAGAGTGCATACACAGCTATGGACATATCTAAGCGATTTGAGAGATAAGGGGATCGTAGAGACGCGGTTAAACAAAAGAGGGGAGGGGGTGCGGGGGCGTACTACTCTTATCTCCATAGGATCGGAACCCCTGGATACGTTAGAGGCCGTTGTTACGAAGCTTATTAGAGAGGAGCTACAATGA
- a CDS encoding cytidine deaminase codes for MDELVEAAKAVLNNAYAPYSKFKVAAAVKTRSGKVYTGVNVENASYGLTVCAERVAIFKAVSEGDRDIEVVAVYVDADEPVAPCGACRQVIAEFNPNALVVMASRNKVKTARLSELLPMAFTGERLR; via the coding sequence ATGGACGAGTTAGTAGAGGCGGCGAAGGCTGTTTTAAACAACGCCTATGCGCCCTACTCCAAGTTTAAGGTGGCTGCGGCCGTGAAGACTAGGAGTGGGAAAGTTTATACAGGCGTAAATGTAGAAAATGCATCGTACGGCCTCACCGTGTGTGCAGAGCGTGTCGCAATATTTAAGGCAGTCTCTGAGGGCGATAGAGACATAGAAGTTGTGGCGGTGTATGTAGACGCAGACGAGCCCGTGGCCCCTTGTGGCGCGTGTAGGCAGGTAATAGCCGAATTTAATCCAAACGCCCTAGTGGTAATGGCCAGCCGCAACAAGGTCAAAACAGCGAGACTTAGCGAATTACTGCCAATGGCGTTCACAGGAGAACGCCTGCGGTAG
- a CDS encoding winged helix-turn-helix domain-containing protein, translating into MIEIVLGSGLRVRVILALWKYGELHTTELAHRLGTNYRLLMRHIGVLSRYGIVEERRIGRLRLVKLSNKTHVIELAKALAKMEEYLEATYKDTTL; encoded by the coding sequence ATGATAGAGATTGTGCTGGGATCTGGGTTGCGTGTTAGAGTAATATTAGCCTTGTGGAAATATGGGGAATTACACACTACAGAGCTGGCCCACAGACTAGGTACAAACTACCGACTTCTCATGCGACATATAGGGGTTCTCTCGAGATATGGAATAGTAGAAGAGCGGCGTATAGGACGGTTGAGGTTGGTGAAGCTTAGTAATAAAACACATGTGATAGAGCTTGCTAAAGCGCTTGCCAAAATGGAAGAATACCTAGAGGCTACTTATAAAGATACAACTCTATAG
- a CDS encoding replication factor C small subunit encodes MSELFWFEKYRPRSFEEVVDLEEVKARLREFVKAGNLPHLLFYGPPGTGKTTMALVLARELYGEYWRENTLELNASDERGIGVIRERVKEFARTAPVGKAPFKLVILDEADNMTSDAQQALRRIMEIYAQNTRFILLANYVSRIIDPIISRCAVFRFSPMPRHLMAERLREIARSEGVELKDDAIDLIYEISEGDMRKAINLLQVAAAVSKVVDANAVASAAAAVRPSDVLELFNLAMGGDLAKARDKLRELMYIKGVAGVDLIRVFQRELIRMQLDDDVKAEVAELLSEVDYRLTQGADEEIQLMYFLMKLGSIGKKIRVAPKKR; translated from the coding sequence ATGAGTGAGCTTTTTTGGTTTGAGAAGTATAGGCCGCGTAGTTTTGAGGAGGTGGTGGATCTTGAGGAGGTTAAGGCTAGGCTTAGGGAGTTTGTCAAGGCGGGGAATTTGCCGCATCTCCTCTTCTACGGGCCTCCTGGCACTGGGAAGACGACGATGGCCCTGGTCTTGGCGAGAGAGCTGTATGGGGAGTACTGGCGTGAGAACACCCTCGAGCTAAACGCCTCAGACGAGAGAGGAATCGGAGTAATAAGAGAGCGAGTAAAAGAGTTCGCCAGAACGGCGCCCGTGGGAAAGGCCCCCTTCAAACTCGTAATACTCGACGAAGCAGACAACATGACCTCAGACGCCCAACAAGCACTACGCAGAATAATGGAAATATACGCACAAAACACCAGATTCATACTACTAGCAAACTACGTAAGCAGGATCATTGACCCAATTATTTCACGTTGCGCCGTCTTCCGCTTTTCTCCCATGCCGCGCCACTTAATGGCAGAGAGGTTACGGGAAATTGCGAGGTCCGAGGGCGTTGAGCTTAAGGACGACGCCATAGACCTAATCTACGAGATCTCTGAGGGGGATATGAGGAAGGCTATAAACCTGCTTCAAGTCGCCGCGGCTGTAAGTAAGGTGGTTGACGCAAACGCGGTGGCCTCTGCGGCCGCGGCTGTTAGACCCTCTGATGTGCTTGAGCTGTTTAACTTGGCCATGGGCGGCGATTTGGCTAAGGCGCGGGATAAGTTGAGAGAGCTTATGTACATAAAAGGCGTAGCTGGCGTCGACTTAATAAGGGTATTTCAGAGAGAGTTAATAAGGATGCAACTAGACGACGACGTTAAGGCCGAGGTTGCCGAGTTGCTATCTGAAGTAGATTATAGATTGACGCAGGGTGCCGATGAAGAAATTCAATTGATGTACTTTCTCATGAAACTTGGATCCATTGGCAAAAAGATAAGGGTTGCGCCAAAGAAGAGATAA